In Candidatus Binatia bacterium, a single genomic region encodes these proteins:
- the ruvA gene encoding Holliday junction branch migration protein RuvA has product MIDALSGTLVSKMPTSAVVRMGGISIRLHISVSCFETLPAVGQTLSLLTYLHVREDALQLYGFADHVERELFERMISVSGIGPRLAVGILSGATASRVREALQAGDAEFLQTLPGVGKKLAQRLVVELSEKAPALGGAAPAAAGTPGALGAHTTVASDAAAALAALGFSRSGALGAAQEAVQELGAGATVESVVRRALQQKVR; this is encoded by the coding sequence ATGATCGACGCCCTGAGCGGAACCCTCGTCTCCAAGATGCCCACCTCCGCTGTCGTGCGGATGGGGGGCATCTCGATCCGGCTCCACATCTCGGTCTCCTGCTTCGAGACGCTCCCCGCGGTCGGCCAGACCCTGTCCCTGCTCACCTATCTCCACGTACGCGAGGACGCGCTCCAGCTGTACGGCTTCGCCGACCATGTCGAGCGGGAGCTGTTCGAGCGGATGATCTCGGTCTCGGGGATCGGGCCGCGGCTGGCGGTGGGCATCCTGAGCGGCGCCACCGCCTCGCGCGTGCGCGAGGCGCTCCAGGCGGGGGACGCGGAATTCCTCCAGACGCTGCCGGGCGTGGGGAAGAAGCTGGCGCAGCGCCTGGTCGTGGAGCTCTCCGAGAAAGCGCCGGCGCTCGGCGGCGCGGCGCCCGCGGCCGCCGGAACTCCGGGCGCGCTCGGCGCGCACACGACCGTTGCGTCCGACGCGGCCGCCGCGCTGGCCGCGCTCGGTTTTTCCCGGAGCGGCGCCCTGGGCGCGGCCCAGGAGGCCGTGCAGGAGCTGGGCGCGGGCGCCACCGTGGAGAGCGTCGTGCGCCGGGCGTTGCAGCAGAAGGTGCGCTAG
- the ruvC gene encoding crossover junction endodeoxyribonuclease RuvC — MLGIDPGSRATGYGLVRLEGSRVHYERSGAIAPRASLSFADRLVAVHDALAHLLGELAPDEVAVESAFVRKSAKAALQIGHVRGVVLLAARKSGAAIYEYTAPEVKMAVVRQGAAAKEQVAFMVRRLLPGVGAVTEDEADALAVALCHAHRSPLVTSARVAIPIRRFSRS, encoded by the coding sequence ATTCTCGGGATCGACCCCGGCAGTCGCGCCACCGGTTACGGGCTGGTGCGCCTCGAGGGCAGCCGCGTCCACTACGAACGCTCCGGCGCCATCGCGCCGCGGGCCTCCCTCTCCTTTGCCGACCGTCTCGTCGCCGTGCACGACGCCCTGGCGCATCTGCTCGGGGAGCTCGCTCCCGACGAGGTCGCCGTCGAATCGGCCTTCGTCCGGAAGAGCGCCAAGGCGGCGCTCCAGATCGGCCATGTGCGGGGCGTCGTCCTCCTGGCCGCGCGCAAGAGCGGGGCCGCGATCTACGAGTACACCGCGCCCGAGGTGAAGATGGCGGTGGTGCGGCAGGGCGCGGCGGCGAAGGAGCAGGTCGCGTTCATGGTGCGCCGCCTCCTTCCCGGCGTGGGCGCCGTCACCGAGGACGAAGCCGACGCGCTCGCGGTCGCCCTCTGCCACGCGCACCGCTCGCCGCTGGTCACGTCGGCGAGGGTCGCGATCCCCATCCGGAGGTTTTCCCGGTCATGA